A stretch of DNA from Takifugu rubripes chromosome 15, fTakRub1.2, whole genome shotgun sequence:
accttttgttttgcagctTGAGGGTCTGGTTGTGTAGCTCCAAATGTAAAGGAGCCATTGCTAGAGCTTGTGGTAGCAGCactgggggcgggggcgggggcgggcgctgttgctgctgctgcagccgggTTGGCGGTGGTGGTAGTGGCCCCAAACTGAAAGGTGCTTCCAGCATTAGGGACCAGCGCTGGAACTGAACTGGTGCTTGCTGCAGTTGGTGCGGTCCAGTTTCCAAAGAGTGACTTCAAAGCTGGCTGGTTTGCGTTTTGGGTGGCGGCGACAGAGTTAGCGGAGGTTGTGCCAGTGACGGTGCTGCTCATGCTCGAGAACATGGATGGAGCAACTGTGGTGCTGCTTATGGAGCCAAACAAAGACGATGTAATGTTGGAAGAAAGTGTAGAAGCTGGGTTTGTAGCTGTAATGGGAGAAGACTGAAACCCAGGTCCTGCAGTGGTGGCGCCAAAGATGGGTTTGAATGTTTGGACAGGTTTGATCTCCGGGGTCGACATAGTTGATGAGGTCGCTGTTGGCGTGACGGCGAAGATGGGCTTGAACCCTGAAGCCAACAGAGGGTTGCTAGTGACTGAAGCAGAGTTGCTGTTGGTAGAGGCAACAGTAGAGGTGGGACTGGAAGCAGAGGTGTGGGTGCTACTCTGGCCCAACAACCCAAAAAGTCCAGGTTTTCCAGCATTCGGAGCAGTGCTGGGCGCCACAGACACCTGGCTTGGCAGCTGAGTAAAGGCAGAGGGAATCGAGACACCAACAGAGGAGGACTGAGGCTGGGACACAGGTGTCAACTGTGGAGTCACTGAAGAAACATTCAGCTTTAAGCCAATGGGTTTAGCCAGTGAGGGTGGTGTCACAACTGCAGAAATGATCAAATTAAGGAGAAGAAAATCAAATAATTATTCAACAGTGATCTCATTAGCTCTACTGTTTGCAGATAGTTTTGTGGAAGCATCTTTGGTTCACTAATGTACCTGTAGTTGAGTTGACAGTCGATAGAGAACTAATAGGAGTGctgctcttcattttcagagccTCAAGCAGTGGGCTAGAGGCTGCTGGGGATGTAGCCACGCTCGTCACGGGGCTTGGGTTTAGATTGATGACTGGgatggcagcagcagaggttgtGGGCAATGGAGCTGCTAGCAGACTGCTCAGAATGGTTGTAGTGGTCGAGTTAGTAGAAGGCCACTGGGAAAGGGCGGTATCGGAAGGAGAGACAGACTTCTCTGGCTCTGGTGTtggaaaaatcaaataaaaatcgCACGTGTCATATGTCACAGTTGGGAATCGACCACAGCACCACTGTTGATACCCACCAGGTGTCTCCAGGATCTTCTGGATCTTGTTGATGGCAGCCTTCTTCTCATCATCAAGGTCCTTCACAGTGATGGTATAGCCCAGTTCCGGAGGTGGGGGCtgcaaaagaacaaacacaatgAATATTAGTGAAATCTACTATATCAACACGTCTATGACTGTGTACAACTCCTTACCAAAGATATGTTATCATCTCTGTGGCTGGATATCAACTGGATCCTCCGTTTCCTTTTCCCGCCACTACCCGTTGAGTTGATTGAGGTAGTGACTGGGACCTTGGGGACCGGGGTCAGGTCAGCTGCAACAGCAATTATAAAGATAagaatgttttttgttttgtttttaaactttGTATCGTAGAACAGGCTTCAATTCAAGTAAgtgaatgttttcttttaataaaatgtgtcttACAAGTTACAGCTGCTTTCTCAGAGGCTGCCTGGTCTGACTTCATAGAAGATGCTGAACTGGGAGActgtccttcttcctctctaTTAATGAGATCAGAAGTTTAAAAAGATACATTAGGTTTTACTTAGATTATCATTAGGAAACTACAGCAATGTACCTGGATCTTTTTGAGGCTCCCTCAGGAGTCTGTGAGCGAGATGATCCAGGGCTGGACATCGTGGGACTGGGTGCTgaccttttcttcctctgaaaAATTGAATAAAGTGTGAGATCTTAATCTAACTTAAGCAAGGCCAAACAAAGGTGCTAAGAGCAAAGTTATACCTGGCTGAGCCCCAATGTAGAGCTGTAAGAGCTGTGGATGGGGTTTCGTGTGGTGCCTGGGGTTCCTCTTGGTGCATGGAATCCAGTGCCAGAACTAATAGAGGATGTGCGAGACCTCTTCATAATGGACTCCTCCATCAGGGAGGTCATTCCTCTTTTTAGGCTTCCTGGTCTAAAGCAAGGAAGGAAAATCTTACACGCAAAGATCAACACGTAGATTTAACTGTGTATTAATTTAAGATAAACTCACTTGGGAACCAGCTGTGATGGTGTTCCATTGGGTAAGAGAGGTTCAAAAGCAGAGTGTGCACTCCCACCACTGTCATTACGCCTAAGAAAATATAATCAAATGTAAAACCAAACATATGATCGAACTACTGACAGCAACACACTaattatgatatacaatcaGGATTACAATACAAAAAAGTAATCTCGATATGGGAATTTTGTCGGTTCTCATCATCCCTTTGAAACCAATACCTTCTTTTGTTCCTCTGCTCAGTTGTAAAGCTTCTGTCTTCATCCTCTACGTTTCTCTTACGACTTTCCTTTAACACCTTAAGGACGCTTTCTCTTGAGCAAGGGTCCACGGGGCTCTTCGGGAGTCCGGCACAACTCAAATGGTCTACACTACATGCAGAGATGGAAACAAAACAGTTTTGTAACTCAAGCTGCAAAGACACATTTTAATGGGGCAAAAATGTAGCTTTGCGGGATTCTGAACATTAAAATGCCTAAAGCCAAATAAAAAGTCAACATTTATAGACCTGGGGCTACTGTGGTGGTCAGGCCTTGCAATCTTCACTGTGACAGGGCTGAGGATACCCATAGAGTTGCGAGGACTGAGGATGCTCTTCTTCCTGAAGCCATCCCATTTTACAGGCGGTAGTACACCCACTGATGAGATACCCGGCTGCTGCAAGGGGTAGTGACGCTGTGGGGTGATGGTGAACCTAGCTGGCACTCCAGGAGGCTCCCTGCAAGAAGACATGCAATGTGAGGGCGCATAATTCTTGCATATATTAATAATTCTTCAGTTATTATCCCACACCTGTTTACATATTTCAACTGGTTCTTTTTGTTAAATTAGGCTTataaaaaacacaccaaaacctATATTAATGTTGCATTACATTGGAATAATCTAAAATATTAGATCCAAGTTCTTTTTTCACCCACAGTAAATATACAATAGAAACCTAACGGAGACCAAACAATATTATTACAATATTATTATATGACTAAGAAGTTCAAGCAGGGATCCGCTTGGACTTCTTAGTCATATAATAATATTGACATTGAACATGTGCTTTTCAGCAAAACTAAGAAAAATTGAACGAAACTTATTTGACTTCTGGCGTCGTTTGTACAAAATCGAATTTCTGTTCACATTTTAGCAGAAGCATCAGATTCTATAGCAGACAATAGTCCACTTGTTGCTCTACGGAACCAAAACACTACAAAGGAAACTACACGAAAACccttaaaaaccaaacacaacttTAGGTGTTGACTCTTCGATTATTGTGTTGTGTAGGTCCGAGAACATGTAGCAGTATGTTATAAATCtataaaattcacattttcttaTTAAACCCCGCTCGGAAACCGAACGTTGTCCGCCACATGAAGCTATCGCGGGTCTGGGACTCGTGTTGGAAACGTTACTGATTGAGTGAATGAGTACGTACCCAGCAAATGACAGTCTCCGGTTTGGAGTATAAACTGCATGGTTCGGTCTGGACAGCTTTTCCCGGAGCTGTTCTCGGGGATTTCTCATCACTCTCGGCCTCCCGGAGGCAGCGGGAGGACTTTCGGGTTTACCGATGTAACTCCCCATGAGAAAATCCCGAGGGctgaaaataaatgattcaGTCTCCGATTCTCTCCGGTAGACCCCAGTTACTCCAAAGTTACTCTCTGGCTCCCGGACCGCGGTCTTGTTTTTGCTACTCTTACTTCTTTTCCGCTGTGCAACCGACACGCCGGttgccccccaaccccccagcCAGCGCCGGATCCCAAATGGGACGTTTAATTTCACCCGCGGATAAAGGCCCAACCTGGCTGGAAGTAGTTCACCGTTGTGATAATACCACAAAATGCAACAAACTatgagaaataaaataagatagAGAAACACTGGAATATAATAAAACGCTAAAGTAACGAGGCCTAAAGCAGAGAGGATGGCTAAATGCTTTTCTCTAGGCGACATGGCGGTAACGCGCCGCCGGAGGACTTTGATATCCCATCATGCCGCGCTTCTGACAATACTTCTTCTCTTTTCAAggtttgaatatttattttgcatttgcGTGTATTAGCGCCATCTTGTGGGCCGGAGAAATGTGGGCAActtaaaatagatttaaaaaccTCTTGCCATTACCGGTATACACAGAAACACAACTGAAATACtttgatgattttattttttgaataCATGAACACAATATAAAACCATTCATGGAATACAATACAAACGCAGACTAAAATTTCCAACAAAACTTAATTTGTGGCAAGACGAAGAAAGACTCAGAAcagtttttccttgttttctttatAAACCTAAAAACTCAACTGACTAAATGCTAACAGTGCGCCGAAAACAGAACACGCCACCCCAACCCATAATCCACCTGGGTGAGAGGTACCTGCATCCCCACCACAATATAACAATAAATTACAGTGCCCTGAAACCACATGAAACTTTAGTATATTTAATGttcaaaataattttttttaaatagctttGTCGGATGTTAAATGcaacttttaaaatatttccttcttttcctttgCTGCATTCCTGTCTTTTGCACTGAGGGAGGACATTTGCACCTCAAAGACCTTATGAAATGCGCTGTAGTCCACACGGAATGCTTCTTTCTCTAAGGAAATGCAGGACTCAAATCTGTGTCCCCAGAGGACTTCATCCTCAGTGTATGAGGTTCTTGCCTGGCAGGTCATTCCTGCAACACAACAAAAGCTCAGTGGAACAACAAGAAAATATCAACACAGCACTGATATATATCTTTGAAAATCTGTAGGTCATTGCACGCTTTCTTACGGTTTAATTTACAATGAAAATCAAACTCAGTATAGCAGGAGAACAAAAATATTTGTCTACAAACCTGATGCTTCGACTATGCCCTCAAGGATGACAATGATCTCGAAGCTCTCCCTCTTTAAACGGTCGAATCCCACTTCCCAGAAGGGGCTCCTTTTATTGATAACATGGGTAATGGTCTGAGGTTCCACCAAGAGCAGCCTATCTCCCCCAGTGTCATAGCCCAGGTTGATTTCTGACTGCTCCAGTGGAATGAACTCACCCTCCTGGGTCTGTCTGGACTTGATCAGCTTTGCTCGGATCTTAGCATCAACCATATGACTCTCCCTCAGATCTCCAATACGGAAGAGCATGCACAGCATCTCATCTCGTTCACATATGACACACTGCTTGCTGAAGATCAGAGTCTGGGCCCTCTGCTGTGGGCGAGAGATTTTTACAAACATGCAGCCGACCAGCAGAGCGTCAATAATGGAGCCAAGGATGGACTGCATCATCAGGAGAACTGGTCCCTCTGGGCAGCTAGCTGTCACCATCCTGAATCCATAACCAATTGTCCTTTGGCTTTCCAAAGACAGTAACAAGGCTGAAAGGAAGCCATCTACATTTTCATAGCATGGTTGCCATAATGGGTCATCAACATGAGCAATGTCGTCACGCAACCACGCGCCAAAATAGTAGATTCCACCAAAAGCCACCCACGTCAGAATGTAGCCCATGCTGAACACAAGAAGGAACCAGCGATATTTCAGGTCCACCAATGTAGTAAATATGTCTGATAGAAAACGGCTCTTGTCTTCAATGGGTCCAAGATTGACCCGGCATTTGCCCTCCTTGGTGACGTATCGCTGACGCTGATTGCTGGCCATGATGTGCGGAGAGCTTTCATCGCCAAGCAGTTTACAGCGCTTTTTGTGGCTTTTTCCAATATGCATTTTCTCCATGCCAGAAAAGTGAATGTTGCAGCTCCCACTGGAGCCTCTGGATTGCCATCTGGAGCTGAAACGCTTGAAGTTTCTGCTGCGATGTGAGCGCTGAGGCCTTGGGTTCTCCTCCACTGGCTCCAGGGGAGCCACTTGGATGCTGTGTTGCTCTTGTTTGGCCATTGTCAGATGCTGAGAGGGCTGCTTGTGGGGGTCCCCGACCAGGGAGGAAGTGGCCTCCAGAGAAGGTGGAAGAGAACCATTGTAGCTTCCCTCTGACTCCATCATAGAAACATCAATGCCTTTAGCTGTAACCTGAAAATAACATCAGCAAGAGGTGAAATGAGTTTTGTTGAAAGTTGTGACATGTTCAGCCTGAGACAACAGAAGGTGTTTCGATGTCAAGGTCATGTCAACTAAATTAGTTAATCTGGATGAATATGAGTGGAGTAAATAATTAAATTGGGTCTTCTACGCACTGACACAAGGTTTAAATTTACAGAGGATGTAAATAATACTCAGGTCTCTTGATGGGGACCTACAATCTTATTAATCTTTAGTAAATTATCCTCCATGATATTGATTTGATAACAGTCCATTCCTTGCTCTTCTCATTAAAGTTTTTGCAACTCAGTGAAATTAAgattaatttgttttatttcttttttaagggCGGTTTGTCAGAAGGTTGAGGTTTTgggtttgtgttatttttttgttgcaagccattaaaaatatgtttaaCTAAAGACCCAACTGAACGACCACCTTCCTTTTGGAAGAGTTCAATTTCTGCGCTGACAATTGTACAGCCAATAAAAATCTATTTGATCCTCTTGGAGATTTCTGGAGAACTTCTGTCATTTATAGATCCCTTAGTGGTGTGTTAAATGGGCCCCTCTCATCCTCATGACTTGCTGTTTGGACAGTGTCAAACGTGCTGATCAGAATTGTGGCCACCACCAGTTCATCAGAAACTCGGGGATTATCAGTAATCCCTGAAATTAATCGGTGGAGATACATGAAGGAAGATGGTGGATTTGAAGAGATTACTGAACGTCTTTGTCAGAGGTTTTAAGGGAATCCTTGTCTGTGTCTGATACAGTAAACACATCCAGCCACAAGTGAAGCTACCACGCTGGCGGGTAGATCAATTCAAAGATATTTCTGGTTATTTCTCTGTATCTACCAATTATCTATTAGATGAAACAGAGGttacctaaaaaaaaacaaaaaactgcatCAATATTCATCCTcggtttagaaaaaaaaaattcctccTAAAGACTGACTCaatgaaatatatttttaagtGAGAACTTTCACACTTTTATGTTCCCTCTAAATTTGGAGCCTCCTGACTCTCTGGGCTGCTCAGTgcaaagaaaaatatatttggaaggaattatttaaaaaaaacaattatgcAG
This window harbors:
- the pom121 gene encoding nuclear envelope pore membrane protein POM 121; translation: MSPREKHLAILSALGLVTLAFYYIPVFLYLILFLIVCCILWYYHNGELLPARLGLYPRVKLNVPFGIRRWLGGWGATGVSVAQRKRSKSSKNKTAVREPESNFGVTGVYRRESETESFIFSPRDFLMGSYIGKPESPPAASGRPRVMRNPREQLREKLSRPNHAVYTPNRRLSFAGEPPGVPARFTITPQRHYPLQQPGISSVGVLPPVKWDGFRKKSILSPRNSMGILSPVTVKIARPDHHSSPSVDHLSCAGLPKSPVDPCSRESVLKVLKESRKRNVEDEDRSFTTEQRNKRRRNDSGGSAHSAFEPLLPNGTPSQLVPKPGSLKRGMTSLMEESIMKRSRTSSISSGTGFHAPRGTPGTTRNPIHSSYSSTLGLSQRKKRSAPSPTMSSPGSSRSQTPEGASKRSREEEGQSPSSASSMKSDQAASEKAAVTSDLTPVPKVPVTTSINSTGSGGKRKRRIQLISSHRDDNISLPPPPELGYTITVKDLDDEKKAAINKIQKILETPEPEKSVSPSDTALSQWPSTNSTTTTILSSLLAAPLPTTSAAAIPVINLNPSPVTSVATSPAASSPLLEALKMKSSTPISSLSTVNSTTVVTPPSLAKPIGLKLNVSSVTPQLTPVSQPQSSSVGVSIPSAFTQLPSQVSVAPSTAPNAGKPGLFGLLGQSSTHTSASSPTSTVASTNSNSASVTSNPLLASGFKPIFAVTPTATSSTMSTPEIKPVQTFKPIFGATTAGPGFQSSPITATNPASTLSSNITSSLFGSISSTTVAPSMFSSMSSTVTGTTSANSVAATQNANQPALKSLFGNWTAPTAASTSSVPALVPNAGSTFQFGATTTTANPAAAAATAPAPAPAPSAATTSSSNGSFTFGATQPDPQAAKQKVFAFGQVAPSQNTTGASFGGFGTVSTAVTTAPTTAQPAFSFGKSSFQAPTTQSVFGSSLTQATFGSSPSQPPKPFPFGGGGTSSTTASNPAPSPFTFGAAAVTTTTSFVTPTKPAFGANSTGFAFGTSAAAAAPAAPSFGASSQTQSATSGTFSFGGAPPQQTPSAPAPATPSGFNFGAAVTQFGTPVSNNAAPQMGSFNFGAAAATDKPAFGTPTPTFGQSAAQGPIPFGTPAQGFNSVPFGASPTPSFSIGAGSKPSGARQRLQARRQHNRKK
- the LOC101069911 gene encoding G protein-activated inward rectifier potassium channel 3-like produces the protein MMESEGSYNGSLPPSLEATSSLVGDPHKQPSQHLTMAKQEQHSIQVAPLEPVEENPRPQRSHRSRNFKRFSSRWQSRGSSGSCNIHFSGMEKMHIGKSHKKRCKLLGDESSPHIMASNQRQRYVTKEGKCRVNLGPIEDKSRFLSDIFTTLVDLKYRWFLLVFSMGYILTWVAFGGIYYFGAWLRDDIAHVDDPLWQPCYENVDGFLSALLLSLESQRTIGYGFRMVTASCPEGPVLLMMQSILGSIIDALLVGCMFVKISRPQQRAQTLIFSKQCVICERDEMLCMLFRIGDLRESHMVDAKIRAKLIKSRQTQEGEFIPLEQSEINLGYDTGGDRLLLVEPQTITHVINKRSPFWEVGFDRLKRESFEIIVILEGIVEASGMTCQARTSYTEDEVLWGHRFESCISLEKEAFRVDYSAFHKVFEVQMSSLSAKDRNAAKEKKEIF